Within the Thermococcus sp. CX2 genome, the region ATGGCAGAACCTCCTCTATCCTCAATCCTTCATCGCTGATTTTAGTTATCATCGGCGTTCCTCCGGCGATGGTTATTGCAGTTGCCACCTCACTCTGCTTCTCAGGGGCGAGGGCGTACATGCATCCGCCTCCTCCAGCGCCGGTTATCTTCGCTCCTAGCGCTCCGGCCGTTCTGGCAGCGTAAACAAGCTCGCTGAGCTTCTTGGTAGAAACACCGAGGGCATCGAGCAGACCGTGGTTGATGTTCATGAGCCTGCCAAGCTGGACAAAGCGGACCTCATCGTCGAGCTCAGAGAGGAGAACTTCCCTCGCCTTGTCCACTATCTTGCCCATAGAAACGAGGATCGGTTCTATAACTTCGGGCATCTCCTCGTAGCTCCTCCTTACCATCGCGACGAGCTCCTTCGTCGAGCCGCTTGAGCCCGTGTAGCCGACAACTATGGGCAGCTCCATGAAGGGCAGGTGCTCGAAGTTGCCCTTCTCGTAGTGAAGGAATCCACCTATGGCCGAGACTGTGGGGTCTATCCCGCTCGAAGCACCCTGGACGAGAAGCTCGACCTTGTGGCCAAGTTTGGCGATTTCCTCGTTGCTTAACTCTAAGCCGAGGAGCCTCGAGACGGCACCGATGGTGGCAACCGCAACGGCCGCTGAGGAGCCCAAACCAGCCCCAACGGGAATCTGGGAGGTTATTGAGACTGTGACACCATTTCCGTTCTTGTCGGCCTCCTCTCTGACGAGCTCTATTGCCTGTCTGACGTAGCTGAGAACCTCAGCGGCCTTTCCATAGTCACTCTCGAAGTAAATCTCGTCCTCTGAGAAGGAGACCGTCAATCCGGGCACCTTGATGTCCTTGGCCTCAATCTTTATCGCCCCTTTGTTGTTGAACTCTGCCCAGACGTAGGTCCTTAGATCTATCGCAGCCGCTATGGCAGGCTTTCCATAGACGACGCTGTGCTCGCCGAAGAGGATAATTTTAGCAGGAGCTGATGCTAGAACCCTCATCTCTGACCCTCCAAACAAGAAAAGGAAAGAAAGTTTATGTGGGTTTTGGTCAAAATTTCACGCTCACTTCCTGAAGACTATAGAGGCATAGCCAACTATTGCATCGGTACTCCTGCTCACCTCAAAGCTCGTCGTGTAGTGTAAAAGCTCGGCCTCAAGGGCTCCAGCCAAGCGGGAGTAGACTACCGCAGTTCCAACTCCCCCGGGCCCACACATGGTGTGGCCCATCTTCCTTATCTCGTCGAACATGCCCTTAACGTCGAAGTCGAGGATTTTCTGAATAACCCTGAAGTCCCACTCCTTGACCCTGTGGGGAAGCTCATCCGCCCTGGCTCTAAAGGGAACATAGCCATAGGCCGGACCGTAGTGCATGAAGTCAGTGCTCGCTATAACAATGGTGTCCCTGCCGAGTTCTTTGGCGGCCTCGTAGATTGCTTTGCCAAGATCCTCTACAACCTCCTCGTCCTGGATGCCAAGGGATATCGGCACTATCCTCACTTCCTTCCCTGCCCTCTCGCCCAGATACTGGATGAAGGGCAGCTGAACCTCAATGGAGTGCTCGTATTTGTGGGCCAGCTCGTCGAGGTCTGCTATTCCAGAGAGCTTCGCTATGGCCTTGGCCATCTCGGAATCGACCTCAATCTCGCCGAGCGGTGTGAGCCATTTACCGCCAGGATAGACCGCTATCGGCGAGCCAAGGCCTGTGTGGTCCGGCCCGATGACTACGAAGGTCTCCGGCAGACCGTCCTCGTAGATGGCCTTAAATGTTCTTGAGGCTGTGTAGCCAGAAAATATGTAGCCTGCATGGGGCACAACGCCCGCTGTTATCTTCCTCTCGCTTCCGTGCTCACCCAAGTCTCTGAAGAACTTCTCGAGCATCTCGATGAGCGCCTCACCCTCTGGATAGAAGCTCCCAGCAACGGCCGGATACCTCGCCATATCCATCACCTCCAGGAGGTAATCAACTCGAAAGTTTAAATACCTTGGGTTAGTTTAAGGCCCGAGCCGGTGAGGGGAAGGAGGACTTTCGAACCCTCGGGGACAGAGCCGTCTTTTCTGAGCTTCCACAGGGCGGCCAACACCGTTGCTGATGTCGGCTCAACGATGAAGCCCCACTCCCAGAGCCAGCGAATGGCTTCCGCTATTTCAGCATCACCAACGCTCATGCATTTCCCTTCGGTCTCGATTAGTATTTTCCTCATCTCTTCCAGCCTCGGCGGCTCCGGGATGGCTATGCCCTCTGCGAGGTGACTTTTCTCTTCCGAGCGCTTGCAGAGACTCTCGTAGCCGGAAGCCTGAACCGCCACAAAGTGGGGAAGCCTATCAATCTCGCCCATTTTTTTAAGCTCGTAGAAGCCTTTCCAGAGGCCGATGAAGAGGGAACCGCTGCCGGTTGGGACTAAAACGTAGTCTGGAACGCCAGTGCTCTCGTAAACCTCAAAGGCGATTGTTTTCGTCCCCTCGATGAAATATGGATTGAGCCAGTGGGAGACATAGGTGATGCCCCTCCTCTCGGCGAACTCGATAGCCGCCCTGTGGACTTCCATCCGCGAACCATCGATGACGTGAAGTTCTGTACCAAGTCTTTTCAAGAGTTCAAGCTTTCCGGAGCTTGTGCGCGCGGGCACGAAGATGTGGACGGATATTTCCTCAGCTTTGGAAAAAGCGGCCAGACTTAACGCCGCGTTGCCCGAGCTGTCGAGGACAACCTCAGTCAAGCCCTCCTCCATGAGCTTGGCAATTGTTACATAGGTGCCCCTGTCCTTGAAGGAGCCCGTTGGCTGGAGGTATTCAAGTTTGAAGAGCGCGTTTACTCCATCCAGGGCAAGCTCCACGATTGGAGTTATTGCCGGGATAATGACAGGTAGATGTCCCTCCGAGACGGGTAGAAAACTCAGGTAGCGCCTGATATCAAAGTGGTTCCGAAGGTTCTCCCCAAAGCGTCCGCTTATGTTCTTCTCCACGAAGAGGGTTCCCCCGCAGTCACACCTCAAGCGAAATTCCTCGGGATACCTGAGCCCACAGCGTGAACATACAAGCACCCGAACCACCCAAGGGTTTTTAGAGGCTTCTTGCTATATCTATGTCACACAAGATAAAAAGGTGATTGAGATGGGTGAGAAGTTCCTATCTGCCGAGAGGCCGCAGACCGAGGAAGGATATCAGTACCACATAGCATGCAAGCCGGGGGACGTTGCAAGATACGTCCTCCTGCCAGGTGACCCCGAGAGAGTTCCGAAGATAAGCTCCCTATGGGATGAGGCAAAGGAGATAGCCTTCCACAGGGAGTATAGGACACACACCGGAAAATACAAGGGTGTTCCAATCAGCGTTACTTCAACCGGAATAGGCGGGCCTTCAACGGCGATAGCGATTGAAGAGCTTGCAGCCATAGGGGCAGATACGTTCATCCGAGTCGGCTCAACAGGAGCCATACAGCCGGGAATGGAAATAGGCGACCTCATTATAGCGAAGGCAGCGGTGAGACTCGAGGGGACATCGAAGCAGTACGTGAGGATTGAATATCCCGCCGTTGCCGACCTGGAGGTTACCCTCGCACTAATTGAGGCCGCCGAGACCCTCGGAGTGCGCTATCACATCGGCATAACTGCCTCGACTGACAGCTTTTACCTTGGCCAGGGAAGACCCGGACTGAACGGCTACTTCCCGAGCTTCGCCAAGAACATCCTCGACGACCTCAGGCAGGCAAGGGTTACCAACTTTGAGATGGAAGCGGCAACGCTCTACACACTGGCCAACATCTACGGCCTCAGGGCCGGCTGTGTCTGTGCCGTCTTCGCCAACAGAGTAACCAACGAGTTCGGCAAGGCCGGTGAGAAGGAGGCCGCCTTAGTTGCCAGCGAAGCCGTCAAGATACTCGCCGAATGGGACGAGGAGAAGGAGCAGAAAGGCAAGAAAGTGTGGTTCCCGGGATTGAGGAGGCTTTGAGGCCTTCTTTTTTCATTAAACATTTTATCAGAGGCTCTTCTGTCCGGCAGGATTGACTATAAAATCCACTGCATAAAGAGCCATTTTAGAGAGCATCTGCCCATCAGTTCGGCAGTTTAACTAAATGCTAATTCTGATCACCCAAAACAGGTAGGTCTTTTTAAACTTCCAGCAGAAGAGTTTGGTAGAATATGGTGCGGTGGCCGGGATTTGAACCCGGGCCAGCGGCGTGGCAGGCCGCTGTCCTAGACCAGGCTAGACTACCACCGCACTGCGCGGCCCGTTAGATACTCACCCCTGGGCGCTTTATAAATCTTTCGGTGGCAGAAAAAGGTTAAATTTATAAAGCGTCCCTAAGAAGGTTTAGCGGGCAGTGCCCCGGTGGCCTAGTCTGGATAGGGCGCGAGGCTGCGGACCTCGAGGTCCGGGGTTCAAATCCCCGCCGGGGCGCCATTCTAACAAAACTTCACGCAGGCAAAGTTTGATCAAGGTTGGCATGTCGCTTTTATAATTGCTGCCATTTCAGTGGGTTTACTTTTAACTTGCCACTTTTCCATGTTTTACTGTGAGTATAACACCCTTCAGGCGTTAAGAAGAGGAGAAACCCTTTACTCGCAAGTCTTTGAGTCAAATCCGCGTTAAGCTTGCAAGATCAAAAAGACATGCAAACTCATTCCAGCCAATTTTGCAGAGCAAAAATTGGTAGAAGAAAAGCCTCAAGTCCTCAGCTTCGCGAGGGCATCTTCAGCGGCCTTGACTATCTGGTAGCCGACGGGCGATGCCGTGAGAAGCGGATGGGTAGCTATCTGCAACGTGTAGAGCTCACTCGCGGTTAGGCGCTTCTGTATTGCCAGAGCAAGGATGTTTATCATCTCGCCAACGCTCTTTCCTCCAGCTATCTGGGCCCCAAGGATTGCTCCCCTATCCCTGGAGAATATCAGCTTCACCGTCACCATGGAGGTATCAGGGAACTTCGCCGGATGCCTATCCGGACCCTTGGCGCGGCCGATGATGACCTCAAAGCCCTCCTTCTTTGCGGCTTCTTCGGTTAGACCCGCTGCGGCCAGGGTTAGACCAGCAACGTGGGTGGAGTAAACGCCTATCGTCCTCCTGTTCTCCCTGACTATCTGGAGCTTGAAGAGGTTGGCTCCAGCGATTCTCGCCTCGAAGGTTGCAGTTGATGCGAGCATTAAGCCATAGGGCTTGCCCGTGAAGAAGTCCCTGTGCTCGACACAATCACCGACTGCAAAGATGTCTGGGTGAGAAGTCCTCATGTACTCGTCCGTCCAGATGCCGTAGCGAGTAACCTTCAGGCCGGCTTTGATGGCCAGATCAACATTCGGACGGTAGCCAATGGAGAATATCACGA harbors:
- a CDS encoding mevalonate kinase yields the protein MFGGSEMRVLASAPAKIILFGEHSVVYGKPAIAAAIDLRTYVWAEFNNKGAIKIEAKDIKVPGLTVSFSEDEIYFESDYGKAAEVLSYVRQAIELVREEADKNGNGVTVSITSQIPVGAGLGSSAAVAVATIGAVSRLLGLELSNEEIAKLGHKVELLVQGASSGIDPTVSAIGGFLHYEKGNFEHLPFMELPIVVGYTGSSGSTKELVAMVRRSYEEMPEVIEPILVSMGKIVDKAREVLLSELDDEVRFVQLGRLMNINHGLLDALGVSTKKLSELVYAARTAGALGAKITGAGGGGCMYALAPEKQSEVATAITIAGGTPMITKISDEGLRIEEVLP
- a CDS encoding MEMO1 family protein, coding for MARYPAVAGSFYPEGEALIEMLEKFFRDLGEHGSERKITAGVVPHAGYIFSGYTASRTFKAIYEDGLPETFVVIGPDHTGLGSPIAVYPGGKWLTPLGEIEVDSEMAKAIAKLSGIADLDELAHKYEHSIEVQLPFIQYLGERAGKEVRIVPISLGIQDEEVVEDLGKAIYEAAKELGRDTIVIASTDFMHYGPAYGYVPFRARADELPHRVKEWDFRVIQKILDFDVKGMFDEIRKMGHTMCGPGGVGTAVVYSRLAGALEAELLHYTTSFEVSRSTDAIVGYASIVFRK
- a CDS encoding pyridoxal-phosphate dependent enzyme, producing MLVCSRCGLRYPEEFRLRCDCGGTLFVEKNISGRFGENLRNHFDIRRYLSFLPVSEGHLPVIIPAITPIVELALDGVNALFKLEYLQPTGSFKDRGTYVTIAKLMEEGLTEVVLDSSGNAALSLAAFSKAEEISVHIFVPARTSSGKLELLKRLGTELHVIDGSRMEVHRAAIEFAERRGITYVSHWLNPYFIEGTKTIAFEVYESTGVPDYVLVPTGSGSLFIGLWKGFYELKKMGEIDRLPHFVAVQASGYESLCKRSEEKSHLAEGIAIPEPPRLEEMRKILIETEGKCMSVGDAEIAEAIRWLWEWGFIVEPTSATVLAALWKLRKDGSVPEGSKVLLPLTGSGLKLTQGI
- the udp gene encoding uridine phosphorylase; translated protein: MGEKFLSAERPQTEEGYQYHIACKPGDVARYVLLPGDPERVPKISSLWDEAKEIAFHREYRTHTGKYKGVPISVTSTGIGGPSTAIAIEELAAIGADTFIRVGSTGAIQPGMEIGDLIIAKAAVRLEGTSKQYVRIEYPAVADLEVTLALIEAAETLGVRYHIGITASTDSFYLGQGRPGLNGYFPSFAKNILDDLRQARVTNFEMEAATLYTLANIYGLRAGCVCAVFANRVTNEFGKAGEKEAALVASEAVKILAEWDEEKEQKGKKVWFPGLRRL